Proteins encoded by one window of Vibrio panuliri:
- a CDS encoding SslE/AcfD family lipoprotein zinc metalloprotease gives MKIKLLASTVSILLATGCNDESITLSSSDNPDIVVPSNYLATLEVGNQTIVGDVVCNDINLDHTGSVKLAYGEEVTCLFGQVELGHFAAIEAEPTPSKLDSLARKKLTISGPFSDNAHRVLKKIDACPTQTSICLQAIDSIDIEEVYNNLNNQELVQDFLTPKPEENTGEAPSSHVDDTVVPEVTEGTEDDKFGQEGAFVSPNVENNLAYQPNPENPIYTIASLTDAEGRPIVGIQFYTHSKQGITSDKGEFEFVWGEDITFGIDTFTFGKVKGNQVTFKLSDVTSNPLIKQNIQHLLERYDTDTQLDTITMGEEVHRVFALYPNVVNEAINLSLPSKSNLLDEQGNPTEFFTPDEFIAQFDRGLAALIDAQLYKPTSYQFSQMFEPTKTVPLHSGGYVTKTLQALYQGVDQFHVFHDTYSWYGASGEARGQRALNLSNRAFPIMMARNDNSHWLGIGQEAAWTRGAGSDKKAYFVDATVLDADATITLERPMELVADNITFNLPFVTSGEIGKGKVVYMGNSMYPSILSCPDNYWAGAELTINGEEKRCIYKGTVAEQQADSRNDNGSMAAFFTNMFEWFDADYRTKAIASNIELGYAFETWHKDKTYPFFVDATFGINHFEFYSTNQFGDLDPDTTPILLLQGYQQLTSGYDSKATMANIDEPILTPDDISDLVRYVTNGGNILVMEAIGPRNPEPIARLFDSAGMVVGESNTVITRQAYCGSSYFCHGDSITPNLHAQLSGGLVVYERYADTSNITIKKKENGQGTVVWPGPVDMPTLEIPRFKDENNQATGEYAFFAVKDEKERAQAIEKIQAEFPGVPVCKDEYPYEVNCIEYREGHGIQTRGNYERPDFTRYPMSSVVVDAMVKAANLGDNLVALYNHELYYRTKATQGKRLPSAELNAVYDNLSIWLWNNEDYLYESTVQHDELGFKTLVQFLNCYTSNEHQTGADVSCPAALGQSLVEYGLLHANGELNPSYPLNYMEKPLTRIMLGRSYWDHDIKVDTTRYPGRPQNQTTSAEVEIQTYQNPVTFAANNRQATGLWAPQLEEVRVTGGTAGTITVALVDDLTGRNNHEMALNRPPRVESNFDYDGQSLTFTVPYGGLIYISPTASDQQQTVTYSFSNVVKGSYWKQGKWVHGYHEDVPLADIDTGHFIYTTPVKNASNEQHVAEFSEQMNRFADAASDFYGRDQDALTGNHRRFTSPEVLPDHRHHFVNDRQISIGAAHSGYPVQSASFNVDATTIPTNPVNDWLLWHEVGHNLAAAPFNVAGSTEVTNNILALYMQEQREDLPEMTRVKLDIQKVGHWMSMHGGNAWSEADAGLRLVMFAQLKLWADEHFDIQDWYQDGSAIPSIYSDDQGWNLYKLMHRKAREETFFGETNYCRQQSTGLNASDTMMLCASYASGFDLGDFFEQWNPGEVKADLPNGESDYSGGITEQGRQALQRLNLPTAPRSALSYNSL, from the coding sequence ATGAAGATCAAACTTTTGGCCAGCACAGTGTCAATTTTGCTGGCCACTGGCTGCAACGATGAAAGCATAACGCTTTCATCCTCTGATAATCCTGATATCGTCGTACCAAGTAATTATCTAGCGACACTCGAAGTGGGCAATCAAACCATTGTCGGTGATGTCGTCTGTAATGATATCAATTTGGATCATACTGGCAGCGTAAAGTTGGCTTATGGTGAGGAAGTCACTTGCCTATTTGGTCAAGTAGAGCTTGGACACTTTGCTGCCATCGAAGCGGAGCCTACCCCATCAAAGCTTGATTCGCTGGCAAGAAAAAAACTGACTATTTCCGGCCCTTTCTCTGACAATGCGCACCGCGTATTAAAAAAAATTGACGCGTGCCCTACTCAAACCAGCATTTGCTTACAAGCCATTGATAGTATTGATATTGAAGAGGTCTACAATAACCTTAACAACCAAGAGTTGGTGCAAGATTTCCTCACACCTAAACCAGAAGAAAATACTGGCGAAGCCCCTTCTTCCCACGTAGACGATACAGTCGTACCAGAAGTCACTGAAGGGACAGAAGACGATAAGTTTGGACAAGAGGGAGCATTTGTCTCTCCCAACGTAGAAAATAACTTAGCTTATCAACCCAATCCAGAGAACCCAATTTACACCATTGCTTCGCTGACCGATGCAGAAGGTCGACCGATCGTCGGCATCCAGTTTTACACTCACAGTAAACAAGGCATCACCAGCGACAAGGGCGAGTTTGAGTTCGTTTGGGGTGAAGATATCACCTTCGGTATTGATACATTTACATTTGGTAAAGTCAAAGGTAACCAAGTCACTTTTAAACTCAGTGACGTCACGTCAAATCCACTTATCAAGCAAAACATTCAACATCTGCTTGAACGCTATGACACAGACACTCAACTCGATACCATCACAATGGGAGAAGAGGTGCATCGAGTCTTTGCTCTCTACCCAAATGTGGTGAATGAGGCGATTAACCTCAGTTTGCCAAGCAAATCAAACCTGCTCGATGAACAAGGTAATCCCACGGAATTTTTCACACCGGATGAGTTTATAGCACAGTTTGATCGGGGTCTTGCAGCACTGATTGACGCCCAACTCTATAAACCAACAAGCTACCAATTTAGCCAGATGTTTGAGCCAACCAAAACCGTACCTCTGCATTCTGGTGGCTACGTAACCAAAACGCTTCAAGCGCTTTACCAAGGTGTTGATCAGTTCCACGTGTTTCATGACACCTACTCTTGGTATGGTGCCAGCGGCGAAGCTCGTGGACAACGCGCGCTCAACTTGTCGAACCGTGCTTTCCCAATCATGATGGCACGCAACGATAACAGTCATTGGTTAGGTATTGGTCAAGAAGCCGCTTGGACACGCGGTGCTGGCAGCGATAAAAAAGCTTACTTTGTCGATGCAACCGTGTTGGACGCAGATGCCACGATTACACTAGAACGCCCAATGGAGTTGGTGGCAGACAATATCACCTTTAACCTGCCATTTGTTACCAGTGGTGAAATTGGCAAAGGAAAAGTGGTTTATATGGGCAACTCGATGTACCCAAGTATCCTCTCTTGCCCAGACAACTATTGGGCAGGTGCGGAGTTAACCATTAATGGCGAAGAAAAACGCTGCATTTATAAAGGTACAGTAGCAGAACAACAGGCTGATAGTCGCAACGACAACGGCTCAATGGCGGCATTTTTCACCAACATGTTTGAATGGTTTGATGCAGATTATAGAACCAAGGCTATCGCTTCTAATATTGAACTTGGTTATGCGTTTGAAACTTGGCACAAAGACAAAACCTACCCGTTCTTCGTTGACGCGACATTTGGCATCAACCATTTCGAGTTTTACTCAACCAACCAGTTTGGTGATCTTGACCCTGACACCACACCAATTTTGCTATTGCAAGGTTATCAGCAGCTTACAAGCGGCTATGATAGCAAGGCAACCATGGCAAACATTGATGAACCAATTCTAACGCCAGACGACATCAGTGACTTAGTTCGCTACGTTACCAACGGTGGTAATATTCTTGTGATGGAAGCAATTGGACCACGCAACCCTGAGCCGATTGCTCGCTTATTCGATTCTGCAGGTATGGTCGTCGGTGAAAGCAATACCGTCATTACTCGACAAGCTTACTGTGGCTCAAGCTACTTCTGTCATGGTGATAGTATTACGCCTAATTTACACGCTCAGTTAAGCGGTGGATTAGTGGTTTATGAGCGCTACGCCGATACCTCAAACATCACCATAAAGAAAAAAGAAAATGGTCAAGGCACGGTAGTATGGCCAGGGCCGGTTGACATGCCAACACTTGAAATTCCTCGCTTTAAAGATGAAAACAATCAAGCAACTGGTGAGTACGCCTTCTTTGCAGTCAAGGATGAGAAAGAGCGCGCTCAAGCTATAGAGAAAATCCAAGCAGAGTTTCCTGGAGTGCCGGTCTGTAAAGACGAGTACCCATATGAAGTCAACTGTATTGAGTATCGCGAAGGCCATGGAATCCAAACCCGCGGTAACTATGAACGCCCAGACTTTACGCGCTACCCGATGAGCAGTGTGGTCGTTGATGCGATGGTCAAGGCTGCTAATCTGGGTGACAACCTTGTTGCGCTCTACAATCACGAACTCTACTACCGCACTAAAGCGACACAAGGTAAACGCCTACCAAGTGCCGAATTGAATGCGGTTTACGATAACCTGTCGATCTGGTTATGGAATAATGAGGACTATCTGTACGAAAGCACGGTCCAGCATGATGAGTTGGGCTTCAAAACACTGGTACAGTTCCTAAACTGCTACACCAGTAATGAACATCAAACTGGTGCCGATGTCTCTTGTCCTGCCGCATTAGGTCAATCACTGGTCGAATACGGCCTTCTTCACGCCAATGGCGAGCTTAACCCAAGTTATCCATTAAATTACATGGAGAAACCATTAACGCGTATCATGTTGGGACGCTCTTATTGGGATCATGATATCAAGGTTGATACCACCCGTTACCCGGGGCGTCCTCAAAATCAAACAACGTCTGCTGAGGTAGAAATTCAAACCTATCAAAACCCAGTGACCTTTGCGGCTAACAATCGCCAAGCAACCGGTTTGTGGGCACCACAGCTTGAAGAAGTGCGCGTCACTGGTGGTACGGCGGGTACCATCACTGTTGCTTTAGTTGACGACCTTACTGGCCGCAACAATCACGAAATGGCATTAAATCGCCCTCCTCGTGTCGAAAGCAACTTCGATTACGACGGCCAATCTCTTACGTTCACCGTACCTTACGGCGGACTGATTTATATCTCACCAACCGCCAGCGATCAGCAACAGACTGTCACTTACAGCTTTAGCAACGTTGTCAAAGGCTCCTACTGGAAACAAGGCAAATGGGTGCATGGCTATCATGAGGATGTACCGTTAGCCGATATTGATACTGGGCATTTTATCTACACTACGCCAGTCAAAAACGCCAGCAACGAGCAACATGTTGCCGAGTTTTCTGAGCAAATGAACCGCTTTGCAGACGCGGCGAGTGATTTTTATGGGCGAGACCAAGATGCCTTAACAGGCAATCATCGTCGCTTTACCAGCCCTGAAGTATTACCAGATCACCGCCATCATTTTGTTAATGATCGCCAGATCTCTATTGGCGCTGCGCACTCCGGTTACCCAGTACAAAGTGCCTCTTTCAACGTTGACGCAACAACCATACCGACCAACCCCGTCAACGACTGGCTACTTTGGCATGAAGTTGGACATAACCTTGCCGCAGCTCCATTTAATGTTGCAGGTTCAACGGAAGTGACCAACAACATTCTGGCTCTTTATATGCAGGAACAGCGTGAAGACTTACCGGAGATGACTCGTGTCAAACTGGACATCCAGAAAGTAGGCCACTGGATGTCAATGCACGGAGGAAACGCATGGAGTGAAGCAGACGCAGGGCTTCGTTTGGTGATGTTTGCCCAACTCAAATTGTGGGCTGATGAGCACTTCGATATCCAAGATTGGTACCAAGATGGCTCAGCGATCCCTTCAATTTATAGCGACGACCAAGGTTGGAACTTGTATAAGCTGATGCATCGTAAGGCGCGTGAAGAAACCTTCTTCGGTGAAACAAACTACTGCCGCCAGCAAAGTACTGGTTTAAACGCTAGCGATACTATGATGCTCTGCGCGTCTTACGCGTCAGGGTTCGATTTAGGAGACTTCTTTGAACAATGGAACCCTGGTGAAGTAAAAGCCGATCTGCCAAATGGTGAGAGCGA